A DNA window from Mytilus edulis chromosome 14, xbMytEdul2.2, whole genome shotgun sequence contains the following coding sequences:
- the LOC139503671 gene encoding uncharacterized protein has translation MESSNILKLLCCLLCVADHDVTGIPYPGDDASVPELVQYYHQLCYTSLQICGFLLFVHGTFMSCSMLKRLKRRLNIRRRNNQSPLPTVVRTILALHRNGLSNVGYRYMWRTLNIGFGLCVTQSRARLCLRTIDQQGVLNRSHRVLRRRVYYNRGPNYLIHVDGYDKLKPYGIAIHGAIDGYSRKLLWLIASPSNNNPRYVGYWYLNWIKQRKMLPRVVRSDAGTENVIMRDLQRSLRHNQNDEMSGQNSFLVGRSVANQRIERLWGTLKTSFTQFWRNRFQDFQDTGLLNVSCPVHKECVRFCFLSVIQHQLDMFAENWNSHRIRRQRAEVVTPSGIPNMLYYQPEIFGGRDCSFPLPCNLQTIDNLIEEYTENFPEHGCSNEFINIVELLTGNRRDQFPIITSYDDAELLFRTLIAALPN, from the exons ATGGAATCAAGCAATATTTTAAAG TTACTCTGTTGTCTCCTTTGTGTTGCTGATCATGACGTTACAGGAATACCTTACCCAGGCGATGATGCTTCTGTGCCTGAACTAGTCCAATACTATCATCAATTATGCTACACGTCCCTTCAAATATGTGGATTTCTCTTGTTTGTTCACGGAACATTCATGAGTTGTTCCATGTTAAAAAGACTTAAGAGAAGATTAAATATCAGACGGCGTAACAACCAGTCGCCATTACCTACAGTTGTAAGGACAATCCTGGCTTTACACCGTAATGGCCTGTCTAATGTTGGATACAGGTATATGTGGAGGACTCTGAACATAGGCTTTGGACTTTGCGTCACACAATCAAGAGCAAGGCTTTGCTTAAGAACAATAGACCAACAGGGTGTACTTAACAGATCGCATCGAGTTCTTCGAAGGAGAGTGTACTACAATAGAGGACCAAACTATCTGATTCATGTCGATGGTTACGATAAATTAAAACCCTACGGCATAGCTATACATGGGGCAATCGATGGATACTCTCGTAAACTTTTATGGTTGATAGCAAGTCCCTCCAACAATAACCCCAGATATGTCGGTTACTGGTATCTTAATTGGATCAAACAAAGAAAGATGCTTCCAAGGGTTGTTCGATCGGATGCAGGAACAGAAAACGTCATAATGAGGGATTTACAAAGATCGTTGCGACATAATCAAAACGATGAAATGTCGGGACAAAATTCTTTTCTCGTCGGCAGATCTGTTGCAAATCAAAGAATAGAAAGGCTTTGGGGTACACTAAAAACGAGTTTCACCCAGTTTTGGAGAAACCGTTTCCAGGATTTCCAAGACACTGGACTTCTTAATGTATCGTGTCCAGTACATAAAGAATGTGTTCGATTTTGTTTCCTCTCCGTTATCCAACATCAATTGGACATGTTTGCTGAGAACTGGAACTCACATAGAATAAGAAGACAACGTGCTGAAGTTGTAACACCAAGTGGTATTCCAAATATGTTATACTATCAGCCAGAGATCTTTGGTGGAAGAGACTGTTCATTTCCTTTACCATGTAACTTACAAACAATTGACAATCTCATAGAGGAATATACAGAGAACTTTCCAGAGCATGGCTGTAGCAATGAATTTATTAACATTGTCGAGTTGCTTACTGGAAACAGACGAGATCAGTTTCCCATCATCACATCATACGATGACGCAGAGCTATTGTTTCGGACATTGATTGCTGCCTTACCGAATTGA